A window of the Sphingobium sp. CAP-1 genome harbors these coding sequences:
- a CDS encoding dienelactone hydrolase family protein, with protein MGSFTPITTLEGDAQFDAYVAQPDGEAKAAIIVIQEIFGVNEGIRRKCDSWAAAGYLAYAPDLFWREQAHVELDADVPEEFQAALGHMQKLNQDQAIRDIEATIKAARAATGGAGKVGLVGYCLGGRLAFMAACRTDGDAFVAYYGVGIDGLLGEQHAIGKPTLLHIPTADGFVPPAAQKAMHDGLKDNRHVTLHDYDGLDHGFAAEMGQRRQEDAAQLADGRTAAFFAGHLA; from the coding sequence ATGGGCAGTTTCACCCCTATCACCACGCTGGAGGGCGACGCGCAGTTCGACGCCTATGTGGCGCAACCCGACGGCGAGGCAAAGGCCGCCATCATCGTCATCCAGGAAATTTTCGGTGTGAATGAAGGCATTCGCCGCAAATGCGATAGCTGGGCGGCGGCGGGCTATCTGGCCTATGCGCCCGACCTGTTCTGGCGCGAACAGGCGCATGTCGAACTGGACGCGGACGTGCCGGAAGAATTTCAGGCGGCGCTGGGCCATATGCAGAAGCTGAACCAGGATCAGGCCATTCGCGACATCGAGGCGACGATCAAGGCGGCACGCGCGGCGACGGGCGGCGCGGGCAAGGTGGGCCTGGTCGGTTATTGCCTGGGCGGGCGGCTGGCCTTCATGGCGGCCTGCCGTACCGATGGCGACGCTTTCGTGGCTTATTATGGCGTCGGCATTGACGGGCTGCTGGGCGAACAACATGCGATCGGCAAGCCGACCCTGCTGCATATCCCGACCGCCGACGGCTTCGTGCCGCCGGCCGCGCAGAAGGCGATGCATGACGGCCTGAAGGACAATCGCCATGTCACCCTGCATGACTATGACGGGCTGGACCATGGCTTTGCCGCCGAAATGGGGCAGCGCCGGCAGGAGGACGCGGCGCAGCTGGCCGATGGCCGCACCGCCGCCTTCTTTGCCGGGCATCTCGCCTGA
- a CDS encoding quinone oxidoreductase family protein produces the protein MADAWRMVARSHGGPEVIAREAFDPGPPAEGELLIAQEAVGLNFIDTYYRTGLYPAPLPTPLGSESAGRVVAVGAGVSGFAVGDRVGSVSGLGAYASHRIVAADRAVRIPDGVASEDAAAMMLKGMTACYLAEDSIALQPGQVALVHAAAGGVGSILVPWLRDKGVIVIAHCGSAEKAASVDADHSLYGAFDDLAGRVRELTGGAGVDVVYDGVGKDSWTASLASLKRRGLMVSYGNASGAVPPVSLLDLSRGGSLYVTRPTLFDYIATAQELAHTADRLFDRMQRGVVKAVIGQRFALADAADAHRALEGRRTTGATVLIP, from the coding sequence ATGGCCGACGCATGGCGCATGGTCGCCCGCAGCCATGGCGGGCCGGAGGTGATCGCGCGCGAGGCGTTCGACCCCGGCCCGCCGGCTGAGGGCGAATTGCTGATCGCGCAGGAGGCGGTCGGCCTCAACTTCATCGACACTTATTATCGCACCGGCCTCTATCCCGCGCCGCTCCCCACCCCGCTGGGGTCGGAAAGCGCAGGCCGGGTCGTGGCGGTCGGCGCGGGCGTCAGCGGTTTTGCCGTGGGCGACCGGGTGGGCAGCGTCAGCGGCCTTGGCGCCTATGCCTCGCACCGTATCGTCGCGGCGGATCGCGCGGTGCGGATTCCCGACGGCGTTGCGAGCGAGGACGCGGCGGCGATGATGCTCAAGGGCATGACCGCCTGCTATCTGGCCGAGGACAGTATCGCGCTGCAACCGGGACAGGTCGCGCTGGTCCATGCGGCGGCGGGTGGCGTGGGATCGATCCTTGTCCCCTGGCTTCGCGACAAGGGGGTGATCGTCATCGCCCATTGCGGATCGGCGGAAAAGGCGGCGAGCGTCGATGCCGATCATAGCCTATATGGTGCCTTTGACGATCTGGCCGGGCGCGTGCGCGAGCTGACCGGCGGCGCGGGCGTCGATGTCGTCTATGACGGTGTCGGCAAGGATAGCTGGACCGCCTCGCTCGCCAGCCTGAAGCGGCGCGGGCTGATGGTCAGCTATGGCAATGCGTCGGGCGCGGTGCCGCCGGTCAGCCTGCTCGACCTCAGCCGGGGGGGATCGCTCTATGTCACCCGCCCCACCCTGTTCGACTATATCGCGACGGCGCAGGAACTGGCGCACACGGCCGACCGGCTGTTCGACCGGATGCAGCGGGGCGTAGTGAAGGCGGTGATCGGCCAACGTTTCGCGCTGGCGGATGCGGCGGATGCGCATCGCGCGCTGGAAGGGCGGCGGACGACCGGGGCGACGGTGCTGATTCCCTGA
- the lptE gene encoding LPS assembly lipoprotein LptE — MKRILPLIALASLSACGLRPVYGGGGHGAVAQTLGNVEVAPIEGKAGWLVGNALRDRLGAMQGGSGPHYRLVVKLDDNISGFGLRADAAITRERRTLRARYQLVDGATGAQILDDTAGSDAGIDVVSSEYATIAAEDTALERLSQTVADQIVTRLALFSRKAGNP, encoded by the coding sequence ATGAAGCGCATCCTCCCCCTTATCGCTCTCGCGTCCCTCTCCGCCTGCGGGCTGCGGCCCGTTTATGGCGGAGGCGGGCATGGCGCGGTGGCGCAGACGCTCGGCAATGTCGAGGTCGCCCCGATCGAGGGCAAGGCCGGCTGGCTGGTGGGCAATGCGCTCAGGGATCGGCTGGGCGCGATGCAGGGCGGCAGCGGCCCGCATTACCGGCTGGTGGTGAAGCTGGACGATAATATCAGCGGCTTTGGTCTGCGTGCCGACGCCGCCATTACCCGTGAACGGCGCACGCTGCGCGCGCGCTATCAACTGGTCGACGGCGCGACGGGCGCCCAGATACTGGACGACACCGCCGGCTCCGACGCGGGCATCGACGTGGTGTCGAGCGAATATGCGACGATCGCGGCAGAGGACACCGCGCTGGAACGCCTGTCCCAGACGGTCGCCGACCAGATCGTCACCCGCCTCGCGCTGTTTTCGCGCAAGGCCGGCAATCCTTGA
- a CDS encoding DUF6489 family protein, with protein MKVTVDVDCTPAEARAFLGLPDVTPIHDKYVKTMVDSFDGVGSVEQMETLFKSFSPLGDAGMRLFQQMMNVGLSGMGNKDDKK; from the coding sequence ATGAAAGTAACCGTCGACGTGGATTGCACGCCTGCCGAGGCCCGCGCCTTTCTGGGCCTGCCCGATGTCACGCCCATTCACGACAAATATGTGAAAACCATGGTCGACAGTTTCGACGGCGTCGGCAGTGTCGAACAGATGGAGACGCTGTTCAAGAGCTTCTCGCCGCTGGGCGACGCGGGGATGCGCCTGTTTCAGCAGATGATGAATGTCGGGCTGTCGGGCATGGGCAATAAGGACGACAAGAAATAA
- the rho gene encoding transcription termination factor Rho produces MHLKDLKKTVPADLVTMAEELGVEGASTLRKQDLMFAILKAEAENGEQIMGEGTIEVLPDGFGFLRSPEANFLAGPDDIYVSPNQVRKFGLRTGDTVEGEIRAPKDGERYFALTKLNTVNFDDPDVVRHRVNFDNLTPLYPEQKLRLDTLDPTVKDKSARVIDIVSPQGKGQRTLIVAPPRVGKTVMLQNIAKAITDNHPEVFLIVLLIDERPEEVTDMQRSVKGEVVSSTFDEPATRHVQVAEMVIEKAKRLVEHKKDVVILLDSITRLGRAYNTVVPSSGKVLTGGVDANALQRPKRFFGAARNIEEGGSLSIIATALIDTGSRMDEVIFEEFKGTGNSEIVLDRKVADKRIFPALDVGKSGTRKEELLVEKPTLSKMWVLRRILMQMGTVDAMEFLLDKMKDSKTNEDFFATMNQ; encoded by the coding sequence ATGCACCTCAAGGACCTCAAGAAAACAGTTCCCGCCGACCTCGTCACCATGGCCGAAGAACTCGGCGTGGAAGGCGCATCGACGCTGCGCAAGCAGGATCTGATGTTCGCGATCCTCAAGGCCGAGGCGGAAAATGGCGAACAGATCATGGGCGAGGGCACGATCGAGGTGCTGCCCGACGGCTTCGGCTTCCTGCGCAGCCCCGAAGCCAATTTCCTGGCCGGTCCCGACGATATCTATGTCTCGCCCAACCAGGTCCGCAAATTCGGCCTGCGCACCGGCGACACGGTGGAAGGCGAAATCCGCGCGCCCAAGGATGGCGAGCGCTATTTCGCGCTGACCAAGCTCAACACCGTGAATTTCGACGATCCCGATGTCGTCCGCCACCGCGTCAATTTCGACAATCTGACGCCGCTCTATCCCGAACAGAAATTGCGGCTCGACACGCTCGACCCGACGGTCAAGGACAAGTCGGCCCGCGTCATCGACATCGTCAGCCCGCAGGGCAAGGGCCAGCGCACGCTGATCGTCGCGCCGCCCCGCGTCGGCAAGACGGTGATGCTCCAGAATATCGCCAAGGCGATCACCGACAATCATCCCGAAGTGTTCCTGATCGTGCTGCTGATCGACGAGCGCCCGGAAGAAGTCACCGACATGCAGCGCAGCGTGAAGGGCGAGGTCGTCTCCTCCACCTTTGACGAACCCGCCACCCGCCACGTCCAGGTCGCCGAAATGGTGATCGAAAAGGCCAAGCGCCTGGTGGAACATAAGAAGGATGTGGTGATCCTGCTCGATTCGATCACCCGCCTTGGCCGCGCCTACAACACCGTCGTCCCTTCGTCGGGCAAGGTGCTGACCGGCGGTGTCGACGCCAACGCGCTTCAGCGGCCCAAGCGCTTCTTCGGCGCCGCGCGCAATATCGAGGAGGGCGGTTCGCTCTCGATCATCGCCACCGCGCTGATCGACACCGGCAGCCGCATGGACGAAGTCATTTTCGAAGAGTTCAAGGGCACCGGCAACTCCGAAATCGTGCTGGACCGCAAGGTCGCGGACAAGCGCATCTTCCCGGCGCTGGATGTCGGCAAGTCGGGCACCCGCAAGGAAGAATTGCTGGTCGAAAAGCCGACGCTCAGCAAGATGTGGGTGCTGCGCCGCATCCTGATGCAGATGGGTACGGTCGACGCGATGGAATTCCTGCTGGACAAGATGAAGGACAGCAAGACCAACGAAGATTTCTTCGCCACCATGAACCAGTAA
- the msrB gene encoding peptide-methionine (R)-S-oxide reductase MsrB, with protein sequence MEKLTLTDAQWRERLSPEQYHVLREAGTERAFTGKYNSNKADGVYFCAGCGAELFDAEEKYDSGSGWPSFTAPVDIDAVEEIRDNSHGMIRTEVRCATCEGHLGHVFPDGPGVNGMRYCMNSAGLAFKPRDEAK encoded by the coding sequence ATGGAGAAGCTGACCCTGACCGACGCGCAATGGCGCGAGCGCCTTTCCCCCGAACAATATCATGTGTTGCGGGAGGCGGGGACGGAGCGCGCCTTCACCGGCAAATATAACAGCAACAAGGCCGACGGCGTCTATTTTTGCGCCGGCTGCGGCGCCGAACTGTTCGACGCCGAGGAAAAATATGACAGCGGATCGGGCTGGCCCAGCTTCACCGCGCCGGTCGATATCGACGCGGTCGAGGAGATTCGCGACAACAGCCATGGCATGATCCGCACCGAAGTCCGCTGCGCCACCTGCGAAGGGCATCTGGGCCATGTTTTCCCCGACGGGCCGGGGGTCAACGGAATGCGCTATTGCATGAACAGCGCCGGCCTGGCCTTCAAGCCGCGCGACGAAGCGAAATAG
- a CDS encoding retroviral-like aspartic protease family protein: protein MARLHALLGIALAIGGPAIAAQMAPDHALDPDAPPSVVRTTSDADQRVTIPISIDGKGPWNFIIDTGSQRTVIARDLAQQLALPPRETVTILSMTGRSEAHTVALPRLGFGGNMVDDIEAPVLEGDNLGAPGLLGLDSLHAKRVTLNFRTGRMEIVSSGARRTLSADPDTIVVEARRKRGQLILLDSEVNGMRVNIMLDTGTNFSIGNLALRDRLIAKKRAPAMQEASLISVTGGTLTGQVGRIRSVRMGRVNLIEVPVLFADASPFRELGMEDKPALLLGISALRIFDRVAIDFGRGKVDFLLPDASALEKTRFAANDQGKG, encoded by the coding sequence ATGGCACGGCTGCACGCCCTGCTGGGGATTGCGCTGGCGATCGGCGGGCCGGCCATTGCGGCCCAAATGGCCCCGGATCATGCGCTTGATCCCGATGCGCCGCCATCGGTGGTGCGGACCACGAGCGATGCGGACCAGCGCGTCACCATCCCCATTTCGATCGACGGCAAGGGGCCGTGGAACTTCATCATCGACACCGGATCGCAGCGCACCGTGATCGCGCGCGATCTGGCGCAGCAACTGGCGCTGCCCCCGCGCGAGACGGTGACGATCCTGAGCATGACCGGCCGGTCGGAAGCGCATACCGTGGCCCTGCCCCGGCTCGGCTTTGGCGGCAATATGGTCGACGATATCGAGGCGCCGGTGCTGGAGGGCGACAATCTGGGTGCGCCCGGCCTGCTGGGGCTGGACAGCCTGCACGCCAAGCGGGTGACGCTCAATTTCCGCACCGGGCGGATGGAAATCGTCAGCAGCGGCGCACGGCGGACCCTGTCGGCCGATCCCGATACGATCGTGGTGGAGGCGCGGCGCAAGCGCGGCCAGCTCATCCTGCTCGATTCCGAAGTGAACGGGATGCGGGTCAACATCATGCTCGACACCGGCACCAATTTCAGCATCGGCAATCTGGCGCTGCGCGACCGGCTGATCGCGAAGAAGCGCGCGCCCGCCATGCAGGAAGCGAGCCTGATCAGCGTTACCGGCGGCACATTGACCGGGCAGGTCGGGCGGATCAGGTCGGTGCGGATGGGGCGCGTCAACCTGATCGAGGTGCCGGTGCTGTTCGCCGACGCCAGCCCGTTCCGGGAACTGGGGATGGAGGACAAGCCGGCGCTGCTGCTGGGCATCAGCGCGCTCAGGATTTTCGATCGGGTGGCGATCGATTTCGGCCGGGGCAAGGTCGATTTCCTGCTGCCCGACGCCAGCGCGCTGGAAAAGACGCGCTTCGCCGCAAACGATCAGGGCAAGGGGTAG
- a CDS encoding YjbE family putative metal transport protein (Members of this highly hydrophobic protein family,regularly are found preceded by the yybP-ykoY manganese riboswitch (see RF00080). A metal cation transport function is proposed.): protein MFDLLATAASAVQGIGSPADIWQHIVHDFSNITSPSALSAFVQVLMIDVLLAGDNAIVVGALAAGLPAEQRKKVILIGIIAALVLRIAFALVVSQLMQIVGLILAGGLLLLWVSWKMWRELHPARGAETPNDPTDDDVSGLRPAKSFAGAAWAVAVADVSMSLDNVLAVAGAARDHPGILMIGLVLSVALMGIAANVIAHYIERFRWIAYIGLAVILYVAVKMIYDGFVDHQVGILTLFA, encoded by the coding sequence ATGTTCGACCTACTCGCCACCGCCGCTTCGGCTGTTCAGGGGATCGGTTCACCCGCCGATATCTGGCAACATATTGTCCATGATTTCAGCAATATAACCTCACCTTCCGCGCTGTCGGCCTTTGTCCAGGTGCTGATGATCGACGTGCTGCTGGCCGGCGACAACGCCATCGTCGTCGGCGCGCTCGCCGCCGGCCTGCCCGCCGAGCAGCGCAAGAAAGTGATCCTGATCGGTATCATTGCCGCGCTGGTGCTGCGTATCGCCTTCGCGCTGGTGGTCAGCCAGTTGATGCAGATTGTCGGCCTGATCCTGGCGGGCGGGCTGCTGCTGCTGTGGGTTAGCTGGAAGATGTGGCGCGAACTGCATCCCGCACGCGGCGCGGAAACGCCCAATGATCCGACCGACGATGATGTGTCGGGCCTGCGCCCGGCCAAGAGCTTCGCCGGCGCGGCCTGGGCGGTGGCGGTCGCCGACGTGTCGATGAGCCTCGACAATGTGCTGGCGGTCGCCGGCGCGGCGCGCGACCATCCCGGCATATTGATGATCGGCCTGGTCCTGTCGGTCGCGCTGATGGGCATCGCCGCCAATGTCATCGCCCATTATATCGAGCGCTTCCGCTGGATCGCCTATATCGGCCTGGCGGTCATCCTCTATGTCGCGGTCAAGATGATCTATGACGGCTTCGTCGATCATCAGGTCGGGATTTTGACCCTCTTCGCCTGA
- the holA gene encoding DNA polymerase III subunit delta — protein MKANRGQIEKALDAPPADIRFFLLYGPDEASSLVLAKRLERAMGPQAERIDLDGPTLKDDPARLSDEAASFSMFGDKRWVRISGMGEESLPALTALLEAEVAGNPVIAVVGALKATSKLLKLALDHKSALAFISYQPDAREAEQIAIGIAREGGLRLPTELARRIVDLANGDRALMAGEVEKLILYLDAAPDRPREATAEALDALSADNPDTEIAPLVNAVLGGDLKAMHRELVSLSETGAAMASVIRPLLTRAMLIATIRDAFDASGRLDAAVESAGKAVFWKEKGLVSRQVRTWDAPGIARVIQRLLEAERSSRGGRGLGDLLVRHELLAIARQAARERA, from the coding sequence TTGAAGGCCAATCGCGGCCAGATCGAAAAGGCGCTCGATGCGCCACCGGCGGATATTCGCTTCTTCCTGCTCTACGGCCCCGATGAAGCAAGCAGCCTGGTGCTGGCCAAAAGGCTGGAACGGGCAATGGGACCGCAGGCCGAGCGGATCGATCTGGACGGCCCGACGCTGAAGGACGATCCCGCGCGCCTGTCCGACGAAGCCGCGTCCTTCTCCATGTTCGGCGACAAACGCTGGGTCCGCATCAGCGGCATGGGCGAGGAATCGCTGCCCGCGCTGACTGCCCTGCTGGAAGCGGAGGTAGCGGGCAATCCGGTGATCGCGGTCGTCGGTGCGCTCAAGGCCACGTCGAAATTGCTCAAGCTGGCGCTCGATCACAAGAGCGCGCTGGCCTTCATCTCCTACCAGCCCGACGCGCGCGAAGCGGAGCAGATCGCGATCGGCATCGCCCGCGAAGGCGGGCTGCGGCTGCCGACCGAACTGGCGCGGCGCATCGTCGATCTGGCCAATGGCGACCGCGCGTTGATGGCGGGCGAGGTCGAGAAACTGATCCTCTATCTCGACGCTGCGCCGGATCGCCCGCGCGAAGCGACGGCGGAGGCGCTGGACGCCCTGTCCGCCGACAATCCCGACACCGAAATCGCGCCGCTGGTCAACGCGGTGCTGGGCGGCGACCTGAAAGCCATGCACCGTGAACTGGTCAGCCTCAGCGAAACCGGCGCGGCGATGGCGTCGGTCATCCGCCCGCTGCTGACCCGCGCGATGCTGATCGCCACCATCCGCGACGCCTTCGACGCCAGCGGCCGGCTGGATGCGGCGGTCGAATCGGCAGGCAAGGCGGTGTTCTGGAAGGAGAAGGGGCTGGTGTCCCGCCAGGTGCGGACATGGGACGCCCCCGGCATCGCCCGCGTGATTCAGCGCTTGCTGGAGGCCGAGCGGTCGAGCCGCGGCGGTCGCGGGCTGGGCGACCTGCTGGTGCGCCATGAATTGCTGGCCATCGCCCGACAGGCCGCGCGCGAGCGGGCTTGA
- the mnmE gene encoding tRNA uridine-5-carboxymethylaminomethyl(34) synthesis GTPase MnmE, which translates to MRQGEGDTIFALSSGAPPAGIAVVRISGGQARAALAALARRVPPPRTASLALLKDPRDDNPLDRALLLWLPGPHTVTGEDMAELHCHGGRAVVAAVEDALGAMPGLRRAEAGEFTRRAFAHGRMDLNAVEGLSDLLAAETQSQRRAALLMAEGHFSRRIDGWRDELLTLSAMAEAALDFSDEDDVPDTAIEARIGKGITALAQDVAAILAAPSAERLRDGVRVVLAGPPNAGKSTLLNALVGREAAIVSDIAGTTRDRIEVPAAIGGTAFLFTDTAGLRGETGDAIEAIGIDRARAALAAADIILWLGDATGLPRADAILIAAQSDRADKDRPGLSLSARTGEGMPALVDMLRSRAAALLPGEGDYALHARQKQRVGQLLDHLDAARATPDLLVAAEELRLARAAIDALTGQAGTEDMLDRLFSGFCIGK; encoded by the coding sequence ATGCGTCAGGGCGAGGGTGACACGATTTTCGCCCTGTCGAGCGGTGCGCCGCCGGCGGGCATCGCGGTTGTGCGCATCAGCGGCGGGCAGGCGCGCGCGGCGCTGGCAGCACTGGCGCGCCGGGTGCCGCCACCGCGCACCGCCAGCCTCGCCTTGCTGAAAGACCCACGCGACGACAACCCGCTCGACCGCGCCTTGCTGCTCTGGCTGCCCGGCCCGCATACGGTGACGGGCGAGGATATGGCCGAACTTCATTGCCATGGCGGACGCGCCGTGGTCGCGGCGGTGGAGGATGCGCTGGGCGCGATGCCGGGGCTGCGCCGCGCCGAGGCGGGCGAGTTCACCCGCCGCGCCTTCGCCCATGGACGGATGGATCTCAATGCGGTGGAGGGGCTGTCCGACCTGCTCGCCGCCGAAACCCAGAGCCAGCGCCGCGCCGCTTTGCTGATGGCGGAGGGGCATTTTTCCCGCCGCATCGACGGCTGGCGCGACGAACTGCTGACCCTGTCGGCCATGGCCGAAGCGGCGCTCGATTTCTCCGACGAGGATGATGTGCCCGACACGGCGATCGAAGCACGGATCGGCAAGGGGATCACCGCGCTGGCGCAGGATGTCGCTGCCATCCTTGCCGCGCCTTCGGCCGAACGGCTGCGCGACGGGGTGCGCGTGGTACTGGCTGGCCCGCCCAATGCCGGCAAGTCGACCCTGCTCAATGCGCTGGTCGGGCGCGAGGCGGCGATCGTATCGGACATTGCCGGCACCACCCGCGACCGGATCGAAGTGCCGGCGGCGATTGGCGGCACCGCCTTCCTGTTCACCGACACCGCCGGGTTGCGCGGCGAGACGGGCGACGCGATCGAGGCGATCGGCATCGACCGGGCACGGGCGGCGCTGGCGGCGGCGGACATCATCTTGTGGCTGGGCGATGCGACGGGCCTGCCGCGCGCGGATGCGATCCTGATCGCCGCACAGAGCGACCGCGCCGACAAGGACCGCCCCGGCCTGTCCCTGTCCGCCCGCACCGGCGAGGGGATGCCGGCCCTGGTCGATATGTTGCGAAGCCGGGCCGCAGCGCTGCTGCCGGGGGAAGGCGACTATGCCCTGCACGCACGCCAGAAACAGCGAGTGGGACAATTGCTCGACCATCTCGACGCTGCGCGCGCGACGCCGGATTTGCTCGTCGCGGCGGAGGAACTTCGCCTCGCCCGCGCCGCCATCGACGCGCTGACCGGGCAGGCCGGCACCGAGGATATGCTCGATCGACTCTTTTCGGGATTCTGCATCGGCAAATGA
- a CDS encoding transglycosylase domain-containing protein: MAGSSKSKGAPRGRVKTWAVRGLKIGLAAAVAGLLAVVIAVVIAMQSLPDYDSLKSSPNGQMIRVHAADGSVIVSLGPSFGQWLSYDQIPQVMVDAMVSTEDKRFYLHPGVDPVGMARAAWVAIERRGTGRRWQGASTITQQVTRNIFLNNSYSFGRKLREMILALALERKFSKRQILELYLNKVYFGGGAYGIDAASRKFFGHPATSLRLPEAAIIAGLVKAPSSYSPTADADAAIGRAGVVLDLMQENGAISASDHANADLAGVRMAPEPPQNSVRYFTDWALPQLDVLIDEPNEPLEVYTTIDLGMQNAATAAVKANVPAGTQGALVSLDRDGAVRAMVGGLDYVSSNYNRATTATRQPGSAWKIFVYMAALEAGYTPDTGVTDEPVTINGWSPRNSSGRFSGDIDIRTAFAYSINTVAAKLGMEVGFPTVADMARRFGVTTPINTHPSMVLGTSDVRLIDMTRAFASIARKGIAVTPYGITRVTTADGRLLYSHQDDTSRVLVAPWVAAGMTDLMQTAVSTGTGKAAQIGRPVAGKTGTTSSNKDGWFLGFSSGITTGVWMGRDDARAVGVLQGGRAPARAFADYMKVAVAKRPVEKFETEVTLPEWQLEPDAEAYYGGPDNGVDSGMMVDENGLPIERGRPAGSDAEEDADQQQMEVDPQDRPQPPRLDQQWIDNVLGRDRQRQQQQNRPTRPAGDQ, from the coding sequence ATGGCAGGATCTAGCAAGAGCAAGGGCGCCCCGCGGGGCCGGGTAAAGACATGGGCGGTGCGCGGGCTGAAAATCGGCCTGGCGGCGGCGGTCGCGGGCCTGTTGGCGGTGGTGATCGCGGTGGTGATCGCGATGCAGTCGCTGCCCGACTATGACAGCCTGAAATCCTCGCCCAACGGCCAGATGATCCGCGTCCACGCCGCCGACGGCAGCGTCATCGTCTCGCTGGGGCCGAGTTTCGGGCAGTGGCTCAGCTACGACCAGATTCCGCAGGTCATGGTCGACGCGATGGTATCGACCGAGGACAAGCGCTTCTACCTGCATCCCGGCGTCGATCCGGTGGGCATGGCGCGCGCCGCCTGGGTCGCGATCGAACGGCGCGGCACCGGCCGCCGCTGGCAGGGCGCATCGACCATCACCCAGCAGGTGACGCGCAACATCTTCCTCAACAACAGCTATAGTTTCGGTCGCAAGCTTCGCGAAATGATCCTGGCGCTGGCACTGGAGCGCAAATTCTCCAAGCGACAAATCCTCGAACTCTACCTCAACAAGGTCTATTTCGGCGGCGGCGCCTATGGCATCGACGCGGCCAGCCGCAAATTTTTCGGCCATCCCGCCACCAGCCTGCGCCTGCCCGAAGCCGCGATCATCGCCGGTCTGGTCAAGGCGCCGTCCAGTTATTCGCCCACCGCCGACGCCGATGCCGCGATCGGCCGCGCCGGCGTGGTGCTGGACCTGATGCAGGAAAATGGCGCGATTTCGGCGTCAGACCATGCCAATGCCGATCTGGCCGGCGTCCGCATGGCGCCGGAGCCGCCGCAGAACAGCGTGCGCTATTTCACCGACTGGGCGCTGCCCCAGCTCGACGTGCTGATCGACGAACCCAATGAGCCGCTGGAGGTCTACACCACCATCGATCTGGGAATGCAGAATGCGGCCACCGCGGCGGTCAAGGCCAATGTGCCGGCCGGCACGCAGGGCGCGCTGGTCAGTCTGGATCGCGACGGCGCGGTGCGGGCGATGGTCGGCGGGCTGGACTATGTCAGCTCCAACTATAATCGCGCCACCACCGCGACGCGCCAGCCCGGATCGGCCTGGAAGATCTTCGTCTATATGGCCGCGCTGGAGGCGGGCTATACCCCCGACACCGGCGTCACCGACGAACCGGTAACGATCAACGGCTGGTCCCCGCGCAACAGTTCGGGCCGCTTTTCCGGTGACATCGATATCCGCACCGCCTTCGCTTACTCGATCAACACGGTCGCCGCGAAGCTGGGCATGGAAGTTGGTTTCCCGACCGTCGCCGACATGGCCCGGCGCTTTGGCGTCACGACGCCGATCAACACCCATCCGTCGATGGTGCTGGGCACGTCGGACGTGCGGCTGATCGACATGACCCGCGCCTTCGCCTCGATCGCGCGCAAGGGCATTGCCGTGACGCCCTATGGCATCACCAGGGTCACGACCGCCGACGGCCGCCTGCTCTACAGCCATCAGGACGACACCAGCCGCGTGCTGGTCGCTCCTTGGGTCGCGGCCGGCATGACCGACCTGATGCAGACCGCCGTCAGCACCGGCACCGGCAAGGCGGCGCAGATCGGCCGCCCGGTCGCGGGCAAGACCGGCACCACCAGCAGCAACAAGGATGGCTGGTTCCTGGGCTTTTCCAGCGGCATCACCACCGGCGTCTGGATGGGTCGCGACGATGCCAGGGCGGTCGGCGTGCTTCAGGGCGGCCGCGCGCCCGCGCGCGCCTTCGCCGACTATATGAAGGTGGCGGTGGCGAAACGTCCGGTCGAAAAGTTCGAAACCGAAGTGACCTTGCCCGAATGGCAGCTCGAACCCGACGCCGAAGCCTATTATGGCGGTCCCGATAATGGCGTCGACAGCGGCATGATGGTCGATGAGAACGGCCTGCCGATCGAGCGCGGCCGGCCAGCCGGATCGGATGCCGAGGAGGATGCCGACCAGCAGCAGATGGAGGTGGACCCGCAGGACCGCCCGCAACCGCCGCGTCTGGACCAGCAATGGATCGACAATGTGCTGGGCCGCGATCGCCAGCGGCAGCAGCAGCAGAACCGACCGACAAGGCCAGCCGGCGACCAATAA